The following proteins come from a genomic window of Nothobranchius furzeri strain GRZ-AD chromosome 1, NfurGRZ-RIMD1, whole genome shotgun sequence:
- the LOC129154642 gene encoding spectrin alpha chain, non-erythrocytic 1-like isoform X1 has protein sequence MSDLSAYGSSIQALKEQAQSCRDLKANESRLRDINKVASELESEGLMAEEAPMVQAQQQEHLGSAPGKVRVVLRLHQNQTWCLCYHSFVCLQDEADSNTASPWKTVRLGVQTTANFNSIKVRGSSSLPV, from the exons atgtcggacctgtcggcttacggcagcagcatccaggccctgaaggagcaggcccagtcctgcagg gacctgaaggccaacgagtcccgcctgagggacatcaacaaggtggcatctgaactggagtcagaaggtctgatggctgaggaggctcctatggttcaggctcag caacaagaacatctgggttctgctcctggaaaggtgcgtgttgtcctccgcctccaccagaaccagacgtggtgtttatgttaccactcatttgtttgtttacaggatgaagccgactctaacacggcgtcaccctggaag accgtacggttgggcgttcagacgacggctaactttaattccatcaaggtaagaggaagctcttcccttcctgtctga
- the LOC129154642 gene encoding spectrin alpha chain, non-erythrocytic 1-like isoform X2 has translation MSDLSAYGSSIQALKEQAQSCRDLKANESRLRDINKVASELESEGLMAEEAPMVQAQQQEHLGSAPGKDEADSNTASPWKTVRLGVQTTANFNSIKVRGSSSLPV, from the exons atgtcggacctgtcggcttacggcagcagcatccaggccctgaaggagcaggcccagtcctgcagg gacctgaaggccaacgagtcccgcctgagggacatcaacaaggtggcatctgaactggagtcagaaggtctgatggctgaggaggctcctatggttcaggctcag caacaagaacatctgggttctgctcctggaaag gatgaagccgactctaacacggcgtcaccctggaag accgtacggttgggcgttcagacgacggctaactttaattccatcaaggtaagaggaagctcttcccttcctgtctga